One segment of Proteus appendicitidis DNA contains the following:
- the recD gene encoding exodeoxyribonuclease V subunit alpha, with protein MIKLLEQAITQNLLRPLDLRFAQMLVEDENPILLFLFAYLSAQTGAGHVCLPLNIIQKDQLFDGRQKEFSQEIWQKMGKPSAKKIVEELTHCHCVSQSSDDLPSPIILDNELLYLQRMWSYEEKVAQFFRQEHTIVDIDENELIKVLNQLFPVTKESQETNWQKVAASVAITSPISIISGGPGTGKTTTVAKILAAFVMLTSNEKPIIQLAAPTGKAAARLTESLGKALAQLNLSEEENKWMPKQAQTIHRLLGAQPESQQVRYHKDNPLQLDILVVDEASMVDLPMMARLIDALPSKCHVIFLGDKDQLASVEAGAVLGDICRFSEDGFSQKRFDQINHLTQGELVKSTDIIPVSQTPVSVVSDSLCLLRKSYRFGEDSGIGQLAFAVNKGQTKIAIALLKKAEVSPQQLEIALAPQDVSFIALESKESYLLMIQDAVNAYREYLTLVSQKASPDIILNAFNQYRLLCARREGPFGVSGLNDRIEMLLHRQRLIRRPTNSYQSDYIGRPIMIQRNDSTLGLFNGDIGIMLNNDEGEMKAFFQLPDGKLKAIQPSRLPQHETAYVMTVHKSQGSEFTHTALVLPDKFSPVVSRELLYTALTRAKQKLSLYASESMVKMAIQTRIQRRSGLIDKLRY; from the coding sequence ATGATCAAACTATTAGAACAAGCGATTACACAAAACTTACTACGACCTTTAGATCTTCGATTTGCACAAATGCTGGTTGAAGATGAGAACCCAATTTTACTGTTTTTATTTGCTTATTTGAGCGCTCAAACTGGCGCAGGGCACGTTTGCTTACCATTAAACATTATTCAAAAAGATCAACTGTTTGATGGTAGGCAAAAAGAGTTTTCACAAGAGATTTGGCAAAAAATGGGTAAGCCTTCGGCTAAAAAAATAGTAGAAGAGTTGACCCATTGTCATTGCGTTAGTCAAAGTAGCGATGATCTTCCTTCTCCGATTATTTTAGATAATGAACTTCTTTATTTACAAAGAATGTGGAGCTATGAAGAGAAAGTCGCTCAATTTTTTAGGCAAGAGCACACCATTGTTGATATTGATGAAAATGAATTAATTAAGGTGCTTAACCAGCTTTTTCCCGTCACGAAAGAAAGCCAAGAAACAAATTGGCAAAAAGTGGCTGCCAGTGTTGCTATCACAAGCCCTATTTCTATTATTTCAGGCGGTCCCGGAACGGGGAAAACCACGACAGTGGCTAAAATTTTAGCGGCTTTTGTGATGCTTACATCGAATGAAAAGCCGATTATTCAATTAGCGGCTCCTACAGGTAAAGCTGCCGCGAGATTAACGGAATCTTTAGGAAAGGCGTTGGCGCAACTTAATTTAAGCGAAGAAGAAAATAAGTGGATGCCAAAGCAAGCACAAACTATTCATCGTTTATTAGGCGCTCAGCCTGAAAGCCAGCAAGTGCGTTACCATAAAGATAATCCATTACAGCTTGATATTTTAGTTGTTGATGAAGCCTCAATGGTTGATTTACCCATGATGGCGCGCTTGATTGATGCACTCCCATCAAAATGCCACGTTATTTTCTTAGGTGATAAAGACCAACTTGCTTCTGTTGAGGCGGGGGCTGTATTAGGTGATATTTGCCGTTTTTCTGAAGATGGTTTCAGTCAAAAAAGGTTTGATCAGATTAATCATTTAACTCAAGGTGAATTGGTTAAATCTACGGATATTATTCCTGTTTCTCAAACGCCAGTCTCTGTCGTCAGTGATTCTCTGTGTCTATTACGTAAAAGCTATCGTTTTGGTGAAGATTCAGGGATAGGGCAACTTGCTTTTGCGGTTAATAAAGGACAAACCAAAATAGCGATTGCGTTATTAAAAAAGGCTGAGGTTAGCCCGCAACAGCTTGAAATAGCATTAGCGCCTCAAGATGTGAGCTTTATTGCTTTAGAGTCAAAAGAAAGCTATTTACTGATGATACAAGATGCCGTTAATGCCTATCGAGAGTATCTCACTTTAGTTTCTCAAAAAGCATCACCTGATATTATTCTTAATGCATTTAACCAATACCGTTTATTGTGCGCACGAAGAGAAGGTCCTTTTGGTGTGAGTGGTTTAAATGACAGAATTGAGATGTTATTGCATCGCCAGCGATTGATCCGTCGTCCTACAAACAGTTATCAAAGTGATTATATTGGTCGCCCCATTATGATCCAACGAAATGACAGTACATTAGGTCTGTTTAATGGTGATATTGGCATTATGCTCAATAACGATGAAGGTGAAATGAAAGCGTTTTTCCAACTACCGGATGGAAAATTGAAAGCGATCCAACCTAGCCGATTACCACAGCATGAAACTGCGTATGTAATGACGGTGCATAAATCACAAGGTTCGGAATTTACCCATACCGCATTAGTACTCCCCGATAAATTTTCACCTGTTGTGAGCCGAGAATTGTTATATACCGCATTAACCCGCGCTAAACAAAAGCTTTCTCTTTATGCTTCAGAGTCTATGGTGAAAATGGCAATACAAACGCGTATTCAACGTAGAAGTGGATTAATTGATAAATTACGTTATTAG